The Daucus carota subsp. sativus chromosome 9, DH1 v3.0, whole genome shotgun sequence genome window below encodes:
- the LOC108200169 gene encoding uncharacterized protein LOC108200169, producing the protein MGNQSSFCSTRISAASKASKVIFPGGEVRQFRHPVKAAELMLESPNSFLANTKSLNVGRRFAALSADEDLEFGNIYIIFPMKRLKSVVTSDDTDVLFMVANPTARASANKVKVLPESAATALPESEAGGSKTGFEEVEGLDTSEFKYRLSVSRSRKPVLDTITEEQSRHSKCFPRGVKQSCVNIGPSSTT; encoded by the coding sequence ATGGGAAACCAATCCTCCTTCTGCAGTACACGGATTTCGGCTGCATCCAAAGCCTCGAAGGTGATCTTCCCCGGCGGCGAAGTGCGGCAGTTTCGCCATCCAGTTAAGGCTGCCGAGCTCATGCTCGAGTCCCCTAACTCTTTTCTAGCGAACACAAAGTCCCTGAATGTTGGTAGAAGATTCGCAGCTCTCTCAGCTGACGAAGATTTGGAGTTCGGGAATATTTACATTATCTTTCCGATGAAGAGGCTCAAGTCAGTGGTCACTTCGGATGATACGGATGTGCTCTTCATGGTTGCTAACCCTACAGCCAGAGCCAGTGCCAACAAAGTCAAGGTTTTGCCGGAATCTGCAGCCACTGCATTGCCAGAGAGCGAGGCTGGAGGATCGAAAACAGGCTTTGAAGAAGTCGAGGGGCTCGACACGAGTGAGTTCAAGTACAGGCTATCAGTATCGAGGTCCCGAAAGCCTGTGCTGGATACTATCACAGAAGAGCAGAGCCGGCATTCCAAATGTTTTCCGAGAGGGGTTAAGCAATCCTGCGTTAATATAGGTCCATCTTCCACTACATGA
- the LOC108200168 gene encoding uncharacterized protein LOC108200168, which translates to MKYLEYTALDRINDFLSRVNLGERTIRGCLEAYSCKHTGSDKKLSFSLENEILDYLGKSADSDSSSPVEYLTCRSSRKMLIYLVLTLYHMYPDYDFSAVKAHQFFTEETWDNFKQVFEVYMFDAAKDWAEENEGSSLLSTLHKALDEVVKLEECEIYSFNPDSEADPFLESGAIWAFTFFFYNRKLKRVVSFRFSCISNLVAEGSLLDDVCDFEEDGEIFDDMDM; encoded by the exons ATGAAGTACCTGGAATACACTGCTCTTGATCG AATCAATGACTTCTTAAGTCGAGTAAACCTTGGAGAGCGAACCATAAGAGGATGCCTTGAAGCCTACTCTT GCAAACATACTGGATCAGATAAGAAGTTAtctttcagtttggagaatgaG ATTCTAGATTATCTTGGAAAATCTGCTGATAGCGACTCTTCCTCTCCAGTTGAATATTTGACCTGTAGATCCAG CCGGAAGATGTTGATTTATCTTGTTCTTACACTCTATCACATGTATCCGGATTATGACTTCAG TGCTGTAAAAGCTCACCAGTTCTTCACAGAGGAAACTTGGGACAATTTTAAGCAGGTTTTTGAAGTCTACATGTTTGATGCTGCCAAG GACTGGGCAGAGGAAAATGAGGGCAGTTCTTTGCTGTCTACCTTACACAAGGCTTTAGATGAG GTGGTGAAACTAGAAGAATGTGAAATCTACAGCTTCAATCCAGATTCTGAAGCCGATCCATTCCTAGAAAGTGGAGCCAT ATGGGCATTCACATTCTTCTTCTATAATAGAAAGCTTAAGCGTGTTGTTAGCTTTCGATTTAGCTGTATAAG CAACTTGGTAGCTGAGGGTTCTCTGTTGGATGATGTATGTGACTTTGAGGAAGATGGGGAAATATTTGATGACATGGACATGTGA